The Eubacterium maltosivorans genome includes the window GTACGCCTGAGTACCCATGTTGGTGTCGATTGGAACATTTGGGTCCTGCATGACAACACGCAGGGTATTGCCGCTACTGCTGCTGCTTGAAGCACCTTTGTCGCCGCAGCCAGCTACGGTAAAGACAAGCGCTAAAACCAACAGTAAAGCAGCCAGTTTTTTCATACTTTTCATATTCTCTCTCCTCTATAAAATATTGAAAACTGTTTACAGAAGGTGAAAATGCTCAATTCACACCCTGTATGATAACGATTTTACCATAAAATCTGCTCTTTGTCGAGAGAGCGAATCAGGGAATGCGTTTGTAAATTTCATTCATAGAGCGTATCCAGGAGATATCAATGGTATCCAGAGCGTCGTGGGTAATCCGGAAGCTCCAGTTGCCGTCGGCACAGCCAGGGCAGTTCATTTTTGTGTCGCCGCCAAAACCGCAGAGGTCCTGAATGGGCAGAACGGCAAGGCTGGCGCAGCTTTGCCACAGGCAGCGGATGAAATGGTGGCAGGATGGGCTTTCGGGGCCCCCTTCCTGCCATTCGTTACCGCCGCAGGGATAATTGATATATTTTAAAGCATAGTCACGTTTGTAAGGGGGGAGTTCCCACAAAAAGCCAAGCAGTGTGTTGTTGTCATGGGTTCCTGTGTAGGCAATGCTGTTTTCCACATAATTATGCGGCAGATGCTGGTTGTTGCCGTCCTCGATAAAGCCAAACTGCAGTACACGCATACCGGGGAAGCCGGTTTCCTGAAGAAGATTAAAAACGCCCTCATCCATTACGCCCAGGTCTTCGGCGATAATGCGTGGCTCCTTAAAATCGAAAGCGTTGAAAACCGCGTTGAAGAAGTCCATGCCCGGACCCTCCAGCCATTTACCGTTTCGCGCGGTTTTAGCAGTGCCGGCAACGGCCCAATAGGCGGAAAACCCTCTGAAGTGGTCGATTCTGACCGCATCATAGATCTCAAGGGAGCGGCCAATACGGTCGATCCACCATTTATAGGCCGAAGTTTTCATGGCAGTCCAGTTGTACAGGGGATTGCCCCACAGCTGTCCGTCGCAGCAGAAATAATCCGGCGGCACCCCGGCGATATGGTTTGGCCGGCCCTCTGGATCGAGATCAAAGAGATCCCGGTGCGCCCAGACATCGGAGCTTTCCAGGGAGACATAAATGGGCATATCCCCGATAATCTGGATACCGTTGTCGTTGGCGCAGCACTTTACAGCATTCCACTGCTTAGTGAACTCGTACTGAAGAAACTCATGAAACAGAATCTCTTCAGCGTAGGTCTCCCGGGCTTCCCTCAGGGCCTCGGTGTGGTGGTCTCGGAGACCGATGTCTTCCCAAAGGTACCAGTCTTTCCCGCCAAATTGTTTTTTCAGTGTCATGTAAAGAGCGTAATCTGGAAGCCAGTGTCGTTCCTTATCCTCAAATGCTTTAATGTCAGATTTTATCTGGTCATTGATGCGGCTGAAAGCTTTTCGAAAAAGACTGGGGCGGGTTTCATCCAGCCATTCATAGGCGGCGCTGTAGGGGTGGCTGTACTCACTGGCCCTCAGTTCGTCCTGAGTCAGGAGGCCTTCTTCGGCCAGTATTTCGAGGTCGATAAAAAAGGGATTACCCGCAAAGGCGGAAGGGCTTTTATATGGCGAATGGCACTCGTCTACCGGGCACAACGGCAGGGTTTGCCAGTAGGTAAAGCCCATTTTTTTTAAAAGATTGATGAAAGAGCAGGCCTCTTTGCCAAAGGTTCCGATACCGTATTTACCAGGAAGTGATGAAATGTGCATTAAGATACCGCTTGATCGTTTAAAGCTCATGATAAATCCTCTCGTTATAAAGTTATATATGTATTTAAGACTTTAATAGTTTATCATACCAGTCAACACTTGTAAATGTTTGCACACCTGTGGTATTTATCCGGAAATATAATTTTTATTTCATTATATTTACAAAAGTAAAAGTAATTTGAAAAGTGAGCGAAAATGCTTAAAGCCCTTGACATTGGTATTACATCGTTATATACTGTATGTGTAAACAGAAATGATTTCTTGTAAGTTGCGAAATATTTTTAAAAATGTAAAAATAATTTGTTTATTTAAGAAATTGTGTAGGAATCTGTTATTTTGAAATTCAAGTAAAAATGGAGGCTGAAAATGAAATTTTTCCTGGATACTGCTAATGTAGAAGATATTAAAAATGCAAATGACATGGGTGTTATCTGCGGTGTTACAACCAATCCTTCCTTAATTGCAAAAGAAGGCCGTGATTTTAATGAAGTAATCGCAGAGATTGCTTCGATTGTTGACGGACCGATCAGCGGCGAGGTGAAGGCGACTACTACCGACGCTGAGGGAATGATCACAGAGGGCCGGGAAATTGCTAAAATTCATAAAAATATGGTTGTCAAAATTCCAATGACTGCAGAAGGTCTGAAGGCTACCAAGGTATTGTCCGCCGAAGGAATCAAGGTTAATGTCACATTGATTTTTACCGCTGCGCAGGCATTATTGGCCGCGAGAGCCGGCGCGGCTTATGTTTCGCCGTTCCTTGGACGTCTGGACGATATCTCCACACCTGGCGTGGAGCTTATTGAGACCATCGCGGAAATTTTCGAGGTTCAGGGAATTGAGACTGAAATTATCTCTGCCAGCGTCCGTAACCCGATCCACGTGATCGACTGTGCGAGAGCCGGGGCAGATATTGCGACTGTGCCGTTTGGTGTTATTATGCAGATGACCAAACACCCCTTAACCGATCAGGGAATTGAAAAATTCCAGGCAGACTATAAAGCTGTCTTCGGAGAATAGTAAATTGCGACCCCATTTTAAATTTTAATATTAAACCTCATAATAAGAAAACCCCAGCTGAATATTTAGCTGGGGTTTTCTTATTATATCACTCGCTGGAACCGGAGGTGCCAGATTCCAAAATGGAAACAATCGAGTAAAGCGTAAAGCAGACGGCGCCGAGGCCGACCATCACGCGGGCCGGAACAAAGAAGGCAGAATTGAAGAGCTCTGCTTCAAACAGGAAGGCGGCCGTAAAGAGGCAGAAAAGGGTGGTTATGATCGGGATCAGCGGAATACGCTTGGCGAGGGAGAAGGTCTGACGCCAGACGGAAGCGAGGAGAATAACCTTGCTTGAAATGCTGTAGCAGATAAAACCAAGACCGATCAATACCCAGCCTGGAGCGATCCACGCCGGTGTTTTTTGAACCAGCAGTATGCCAATGCCCAGAACAACGTTGATGGAGCCTAAAATTAAAACGAAAATCGTCCATTTCCAGCGCTCTCTGTCTGTAAAAGTATTTTGTATCTGACGGACCACCGAGGCTACCAGTGCGATCAGACTGGCACAGACAAGGGAGGTGCCAAAAAGAACGTGGCCGGCCACAAAGTATTCAGAGCTCAGTCCAGCCGATATCAGTACAATGCTCCGG containing:
- a CDS encoding DUF2776 domain-containing protein, with product MNYFMSIFFRLIPLLMGAICFSYGIYVTTLGTALGSSYLVAGHVLISLTAICIALYCTAATIIRQLINRYSSFFKWFLPVLGYAVSLFTVGMGIYYWNLHTINTAYFVSGNIIFGVGLIACCVTTVATSSTRFLFIPANSNKLQPSDKPQGAFSENTAKILIAIPAFCALVGLIRSIVLISAGLSSEYFVAGHVLFGTSLVCASLIALVASVVRQIQNTFTDRERWKWTIFVLILGSINVVLGIGILLVQKTPAWIAPGWVLIGLGFICYSISSKVILLASVWRQTFSLAKRIPLIPIITTLFCLFTAAFLFEAELFNSAFFVPARVMVGLGAVCFTLYSIVSILESGTSGSSE
- the malQ gene encoding 4-alpha-glucanotransferase — its product is MSFKRSSGILMHISSLPGKYGIGTFGKEACSFINLLKKMGFTYWQTLPLCPVDECHSPYKSPSAFAGNPFFIDLEILAEEGLLTQDELRASEYSHPYSAAYEWLDETRPSLFRKAFSRINDQIKSDIKAFEDKERHWLPDYALYMTLKKQFGGKDWYLWEDIGLRDHHTEALREARETYAEEILFHEFLQYEFTKQWNAVKCCANDNGIQIIGDMPIYVSLESSDVWAHRDLFDLDPEGRPNHIAGVPPDYFCCDGQLWGNPLYNWTAMKTSAYKWWIDRIGRSLEIYDAVRIDHFRGFSAYWAVAGTAKTARNGKWLEGPGMDFFNAVFNAFDFKEPRIIAEDLGVMDEGVFNLLQETGFPGMRVLQFGFIEDGNNQHLPHNYVENSIAYTGTHDNNTLLGFLWELPPYKRDYALKYINYPCGGNEWQEGGPESPSCHHFIRCLWQSCASLAVLPIQDLCGFGGDTKMNCPGCADGNWSFRITHDALDTIDISWIRSMNEIYKRIP
- the fsa gene encoding fructose-6-phosphate aldolase; translation: MKFFLDTANVEDIKNANDMGVICGVTTNPSLIAKEGRDFNEVIAEIASIVDGPISGEVKATTTDAEGMITEGREIAKIHKNMVVKIPMTAEGLKATKVLSAEGIKVNVTLIFTAAQALLAARAGAAYVSPFLGRLDDISTPGVELIETIAEIFEVQGIETEIISASVRNPIHVIDCARAGADIATVPFGVIMQMTKHPLTDQGIEKFQADYKAVFGE